One genomic window of Gallaecimonas sp. GXIMD4217 includes the following:
- a CDS encoding VWA domain-containing protein, translating into MNEFLWLRPWWLLALLPAAMLLWLCWQKSPSGSAWQKILPPHLAARLLVGERGGQRRWSLVGLGLAWLLAVLALAGPSWQQTPLPLYELKGGRVLVMDMSLSMRATDWQPDRLTQARFKAIDLLRGIREGETGLVAYAGDAFVIAPLTKDNNTLEHLVRSLSPEIMPAQGSRADLGIAQAKALLSGAGYQSGDIILFTDGLSDREREAIHALELGNYRLLALAFGTPEGAPVRKLSGELLKDADGQVVLPKLALEQLCPVVTGPCIRAGSDDLDLGLLLQPPTEDGEESIERRLMPDDGGRYLLWLLLPLCWLAFRRGLMVVALVLVLPLPSPAATLWQNDNQQAHGQYQLGRYEQAAGAFADARWQAAALYRAEQYRAAAEIWAQFDEADGHYNRGNALALAGELEAAKAAYQAALGLQPDHEDAEYNLRLLEQQQQQQNQGAQQEQQQSQSDQDSQAEPQPDTPDNKIPEDGEQTEQPQSQSQRPEQGQQPEQQPQGADNQGDDRASRQGGREAEGGGDDQPLALSTEAVLDAVNDDPGHLLQEKMRRAYEARQQRQTEEEQW; encoded by the coding sequence ATGAACGAATTCCTCTGGCTGAGGCCCTGGTGGCTGCTGGCGCTGCTGCCGGCAGCCATGCTGCTGTGGCTGTGCTGGCAGAAGAGTCCCAGCGGCTCGGCCTGGCAGAAGATCCTGCCGCCCCACCTGGCCGCGCGGCTGCTGGTGGGTGAGCGCGGCGGCCAGCGGCGCTGGTCGCTGGTGGGGCTGGGCCTGGCCTGGCTGCTGGCGGTGCTGGCCCTGGCCGGCCCCAGCTGGCAGCAGACGCCCCTGCCCCTCTATGAACTCAAGGGCGGCCGGGTACTGGTGATGGACATGTCCCTGTCCATGCGCGCCACCGACTGGCAGCCGGACCGGCTGACCCAGGCCAGGTTCAAGGCCATCGATCTGCTGCGCGGTATCCGCGAGGGCGAGACCGGCCTGGTGGCCTATGCCGGCGATGCCTTCGTCATAGCCCCCCTGACCAAGGACAACAACACCCTGGAGCACCTGGTGCGCTCCCTGAGCCCGGAGATCATGCCGGCCCAGGGCTCCAGGGCCGACCTTGGCATCGCCCAGGCCAAGGCACTGCTCAGCGGCGCCGGCTACCAGAGCGGCGACATCATCCTGTTCACGGACGGGCTGAGCGACAGGGAAAGGGAGGCCATCCACGCCCTGGAGCTGGGCAACTACCGGCTTTTGGCCCTGGCCTTCGGCACCCCGGAAGGGGCGCCGGTCAGAAAGCTCAGCGGCGAGCTGCTCAAGGACGCCGACGGCCAGGTGGTGCTGCCGAAGCTGGCGCTGGAGCAACTCTGCCCCGTGGTGACCGGACCCTGCATCCGCGCCGGCAGCGACGACCTGGATCTGGGCCTGCTGCTGCAGCCGCCCACCGAAGACGGCGAGGAAAGCATTGAGCGCCGGCTGATGCCCGACGACGGTGGCCGCTACCTGCTCTGGCTGCTGCTGCCGCTGTGCTGGCTGGCCTTTCGCCGTGGCCTGATGGTGGTGGCCCTGGTGCTGGTGCTGCCGCTGCCAAGCCCGGCGGCCACCCTCTGGCAGAACGACAACCAACAGGCCCACGGCCAGTACCAGCTCGGCCGCTACGAGCAGGCCGCCGGGGCCTTTGCCGATGCCAGGTGGCAGGCCGCCGCGCTCTATCGCGCCGAGCAGTACCGGGCGGCCGCCGAGATCTGGGCCCAATTCGACGAGGCCGACGGCCATTACAACAGGGGCAACGCTCTGGCCTTGGCCGGCGAGCTGGAAGCAGCCAAGGCCGCCTACCAGGCCGCCCTCGGGCTTCAGCCCGACCATGAAGACGCCGAATACAACCTCAGGCTCCTGGAGCAACAACAGCAACAACAAAACCAGGGTGCTCAGCAGGAGCAGCAGCAGAGCCAGTCCGACCAGGACAGCCAGGCCGAGCCGCAGCCCGATACTCCCGACAACAAGATTCCCGAAGACGGCGAACAGACCGAGCAGCCGCAGTCCCAAAGCCAGCGGCCCGAGCAGGGCCAGCAGCCGGAGCAGCAGCCCCAGGGCGCCGACAACCAGGGAGACGACAGGGCCAGCCGCCAGGGTGGCCGCGAGGCCGAGGGCGGTGGCGACGACCAGCCCCTGGCCCTGAGCACCGAGGCGGTGCTGGACGCCGTCAACGACGATCCCGGCCACCTCCTCCAGGAAAAAATGCGCCGTGCCTACGAGGCCCGGCAACAGCGGCAAACGGAAGAAGAACAATGGTAA
- a CDS encoding MoxR family ATPase encodes MTRAAFTRLRSHLDKQVVGQQQLTEKLLIALLADGHLIVEGPPGLAKTRAIKAVAQGIEGDFHRVQFTPDLLPADLTGTDIYRPETGEFSFQSGPLFHNLLLADEINRAPAKVQSALLEAMAEGQITVGKTSYPLPKLFLVMATQNPLEQEGTYPLPEAQLDRFLMHVEVDYPDAQTELAILRLNRQEAIEDSPVTIEPIGQDDIFKARREIFHLHLSDAVEQYIIALTMATRDPAQVDEELAGWLAYGASPRATSALERCARARAWLAGRDFVTPDDVQALVPNVLRHRLLLSYQAEASGITMDQVIDRILTRVPCP; translated from the coding sequence ATGACACGCGCCGCCTTCACTCGACTACGCAGCCACCTGGACAAGCAGGTGGTGGGACAACAGCAACTCACCGAGAAACTGCTCATCGCCCTGTTGGCCGACGGCCACCTGATCGTCGAAGGCCCACCGGGCCTGGCCAAGACAAGGGCCATCAAGGCGGTGGCCCAGGGCATCGAAGGGGACTTCCACCGGGTCCAGTTCACCCCGGATCTGCTGCCGGCGGATCTGACCGGCACCGACATCTACCGCCCCGAAACCGGCGAGTTCAGTTTCCAGTCCGGGCCCCTGTTCCACAACCTGCTGCTGGCGGACGAGATCAACAGAGCCCCGGCCAAGGTACAGTCCGCCCTGCTGGAAGCCATGGCCGAGGGCCAGATCACCGTCGGCAAGACCAGCTACCCGCTGCCGAAGCTGTTCCTGGTCATGGCCACCCAGAACCCCCTGGAGCAGGAAGGCACCTACCCCCTGCCCGAGGCCCAGCTGGACCGCTTCCTGATGCACGTGGAGGTGGACTACCCGGACGCCCAGACCGAGCTGGCCATACTGCGCCTCAACCGCCAGGAAGCCATCGAGGACAGCCCGGTCACCATAGAGCCCATCGGCCAGGACGACATCTTCAAGGCCCGCCGGGAGATCTTCCACCTGCACCTGAGCGACGCCGTGGAGCAGTACATCATCGCCCTGACCATGGCCACCCGGGATCCCGCCCAGGTTGACGAGGAGCTGGCCGGCTGGCTGGCCTACGGCGCCAGCCCCAGGGCCACCTCGGCCCTGGAGCGCTGTGCCCGGGCCCGGGCCTGGCTGGCCGGCCGTGACTTCGTCACTCCAGACGACGTCCAGGCCCTGGTACCCAACGTGCTGCGCCACCGCCTGCTGCTCTCCTACCAGGCCGAAGCCAGTGGCATCACCATGGACCAGGTCATCGATCGCATCCTGACCCGCGTGCCATGTCCGTAG
- a CDS encoding DUF58 domain-containing protein, translating to MSVASQLPPGADGIGLCLEELTPYRRLAGQLTLKPRSGNLGHQAGHHVARAKGRGMEFDEVRQYQVGDDVRTIDWRVTARSGKPHTKLFQEERERPVLLLTDLGASMQFGTRLLFKAVQAAHLSALLAWHVAERGDRIGALIGDGRQLRELKPKARQQGVLAILHGLVEMQNQAPALADGLASPLNDLLRRALKQAPPGSQLWVLSDFSGWSDESQWLLSRLHKHAEVACFMVTDPLELALPQSRLPLSLPVTSSQGDGLLSIGNPRFRQQYQQANTKAMAALRDTLRSLDIRFASLGAHHALEAQLDKLHLC from the coding sequence ATGTCCGTAGCCAGCCAGTTACCGCCGGGCGCCGACGGCATCGGCCTGTGCCTGGAAGAGCTGACCCCCTACCGGCGCCTGGCCGGCCAGCTGACCCTCAAGCCCAGGAGCGGCAACCTCGGCCACCAGGCCGGTCACCATGTGGCCCGCGCCAAGGGCCGGGGCATGGAGTTCGACGAGGTGCGCCAGTACCAGGTCGGTGACGATGTGCGCACCATCGACTGGCGGGTCACGGCCCGCTCCGGCAAGCCCCATACCAAGCTGTTCCAGGAGGAGCGGGAAAGGCCAGTGCTGCTGCTCACCGATCTGGGGGCCAGCATGCAGTTCGGCACCCGGCTGCTGTTCAAGGCGGTCCAGGCCGCCCACCTCAGCGCCCTGCTGGCCTGGCACGTGGCCGAGCGCGGCGACCGCATCGGCGCCCTGATCGGCGACGGCCGCCAGCTGCGCGAGCTCAAGCCCAAGGCCCGCCAGCAGGGGGTGCTGGCCATACTGCACGGCCTGGTGGAAATGCAAAACCAGGCCCCGGCCCTGGCCGACGGCCTGGCCAGCCCCCTCAACGACCTGCTGCGCCGGGCCCTCAAGCAGGCGCCGCCGGGCAGCCAGCTGTGGGTGCTGTCGGACTTCAGCGGCTGGAGCGACGAAAGTCAGTGGTTACTGTCAAGGCTCCACAAGCACGCCGAGGTGGCCTGCTTCATGGTCACCGATCCCCTGGAGCTTGCCCTCCCCCAAAGCCGGCTGCCGCTGTCGCTGCCGGTGACCTCCAGTCAGGGCGACGGCCTGCTCAGCATCGGCAACCCCCGCTTTCGCCAGCAATACCAGCAGGCCAACACCAAGGCGATGGCCGCCCTGCGCGACACCCTCCGCTCCCTGGATATCCGTTTTGCTTCCCTGGGCGCCCACCACGCCCTGGAAGCGCAACTGGACAAGCTGCACCTATGTTGA
- a CDS encoding BatD family protein, translating into MRTCLLLAALLASLSTLAASKVTANLDRTRIPINESVVLEIEADDNLPGSALDLSPLEADFQVGRSTLSRAARLSGNGMQEITRWRINLTPRRRGKLLVPSLTVAELVTAPIKLEVVAKDAAKAPDLLLQVETSSDTAYVGAQLGYTVRLLVARDLKSGQLSAPAMANAELRMLGKETESQTTHRGRNYKVFTREYAIFPHQAGTALIEGPVFEGELFEQDARGFYQTREVSKVAPPTQVVVKAAPAGNQPWLPALELQLEERWSKDPGQWQVGEPITRTLVLTAKGTQASALPPLDFQSPAGFKRYPDENQRDSFFKDGWLHAQQLLSIALVPTQAGELVLPAVDVTWFDIQSGDYKTQRLPEQVLTIAPGQEAEALVADKPEVVASTDAGFWPWLSALLAMGWAGSGYMVLRGRRQALAQQQAEDDSPGWLSLRHALLSHDADRAAQALLSWARDRYQIHSLEALAEHLDSQALGQAMAELQRHRFDRQKSGWDGRRILDALSEARKKKPAPLPGDGLYAHLKL; encoded by the coding sequence ATGCGCACATGCCTGCTGCTGGCGGCCCTGCTGGCCAGCCTGTCGACCCTGGCCGCCAGCAAGGTCACCGCCAATCTGGACAGGACCCGGATCCCGATCAACGAGTCCGTGGTCCTGGAAATCGAGGCAGACGACAACCTGCCCGGCAGCGCCTTGGATCTCAGCCCCCTGGAAGCGGACTTCCAGGTGGGCCGCAGCACCCTGTCCCGGGCGGCCCGCCTCAGCGGCAACGGCATGCAGGAGATCACCCGCTGGCGCATCAACCTGACCCCCAGGCGCAGGGGCAAGCTGCTGGTGCCCTCCCTGACCGTCGCCGAACTGGTCACGGCCCCCATCAAGCTGGAGGTGGTGGCCAAGGACGCCGCCAAGGCCCCGGATCTGCTGCTGCAGGTGGAAACCAGCAGCGACACCGCCTACGTGGGGGCGCAGCTGGGCTACACGGTGCGGCTGCTGGTGGCCCGGGATCTCAAGTCCGGCCAGCTATCGGCCCCGGCCATGGCCAACGCCGAGCTGCGCATGCTGGGCAAGGAAACCGAAAGCCAGACCACCCACCGGGGCCGCAACTACAAGGTCTTCACCCGGGAATACGCCATCTTCCCCCACCAGGCCGGCACCGCCCTGATCGAAGGCCCGGTATTCGAGGGCGAACTGTTCGAACAGGACGCCCGCGGCTTCTACCAGACCCGCGAGGTCAGCAAGGTGGCCCCGCCCACCCAGGTGGTGGTCAAGGCGGCTCCGGCCGGCAACCAGCCCTGGCTGCCGGCCCTGGAGCTGCAGCTGGAGGAGCGCTGGTCCAAGGATCCCGGCCAGTGGCAGGTGGGCGAGCCCATCACCCGCACCCTGGTGCTGACCGCCAAGGGCACCCAGGCCTCGGCGCTGCCGCCCCTGGATTTTCAGAGCCCGGCCGGCTTCAAGCGCTACCCGGATGAGAACCAACGCGATTCCTTCTTCAAGGATGGCTGGCTCCATGCCCAGCAGCTGCTGTCCATCGCCCTGGTGCCCACCCAGGCCGGCGAGCTGGTGCTGCCGGCCGTGGACGTGACCTGGTTCGATATCCAGAGCGGCGACTACAAGACCCAGCGGCTGCCCGAGCAGGTGCTGACCATTGCCCCCGGCCAGGAGGCCGAGGCCCTGGTGGCCGACAAGCCCGAGGTGGTGGCAAGCACCGACGCCGGCTTCTGGCCCTGGCTGAGCGCCTTGCTGGCGATGGGTTGGGCCGGCTCCGGCTACATGGTGCTGCGTGGACGCCGCCAGGCGCTGGCGCAGCAGCAGGCCGAGGACGACAGCCCGGGCTGGCTTTCCCTGCGCCACGCCCTGCTCTCCCACGATGCCGACCGCGCCGCCCAGGCGCTGCTGTCCTGGGCCAGGGACAGGTACCAGATCCATTCCCTGGAGGCCCTGGCCGAGCACCTGGACAGCCAGGCCCTGGGCCAGGCCATGGCCGAGCTGCAACGGCACCGCTTCGACCGCCAAAAGAGCGGCTGGGATGGCCGGCGCATCCTCGACGCCCTGAGCGAGGCCAGGAAGAAAAAGCCCGCCCCCCTGCCGGGGGACGGGCTCTATGCGCACCTGAAACTGTAA
- a CDS encoding DUF4381 domain-containing protein, with translation MLSQLRDIHEPALPSAWPWAPGWWLLLLAALAGAAWLAWRWWQRHRKVAAYQRLLTSIEALGNGDSFLAEFNMLLKEAACHYDGKAQVAALSGADWTRYLASATAVTPPARDALEMLEAGPYAPSYPIRFEYFRDLKAYAVAWIKAKEGLDA, from the coding sequence ATGTTGAGCCAACTACGCGACATTCATGAGCCCGCCCTGCCCTCGGCCTGGCCCTGGGCCCCGGGTTGGTGGTTACTGCTGCTGGCGGCCCTGGCCGGCGCCGCCTGGCTGGCCTGGCGCTGGTGGCAAAGACACCGGAAGGTGGCCGCCTACCAGCGACTGCTGACCAGCATCGAGGCCCTGGGTAACGGCGACAGCTTCCTGGCCGAATTCAACATGCTGCTCAAGGAGGCCGCCTGCCACTATGACGGCAAGGCCCAGGTGGCCGCCCTCAGCGGCGCTGACTGGACCCGCTACCTGGCGTCGGCCACCGCCGTCACGCCGCCGGCCCGCGATGCCCTGGAAATGCTGGAAGCCGGCCCCTACGCCCCCAGCTACCCTATCCGCTTTGAATACTTCCGGGATCTCAAGGCCTATGCCGTCGCCTGGATCAAGGCCAAGGAGGGGCTGGATGCTTGA
- the fadJ gene encoding fatty acid oxidation complex subunit alpha FadJ has translation MSEQKTFSLELREDGIGIITMDVPGESMNTLKAEFADEIGAILAEIKHDPQVKGLVLVSGKADSFIAGADIGMLDACQSAADAEALSKQGHAICAELEGLKMPLVAAIHGPCLGGGLELAMACHARICSDDAKTALGLPEVQLGLLPGSGGTQRLPRLVGIQKALDMMLTGKQLRAKQAKKAGLVDEVVPRSILVEAAVKLAQAGKPDREGPQQGVVAKLLEGNGAGRNILFDQARKQVLKKTKGHYPAPLKILDCVRVGMSSGMAEGLALEARHFGELVMTPESKQLRGIFFATTEMKKETGAEGVEPRQVAKAAVLGGGLMGGGIAHVTVNKAGVPARIKDIGHQGISHALKYSYDLLNKKVRRRHMLKAEMQKQMMMLTGDTQYRGFHDADIVIEAVFEDLELKRQMVKDVESHCRPETIFATNTSSLPITQIAEGAKRPENVIGLHYFSPVDKMPLVEIIAHDKTSEQTIADTVAFARRQGKTPIVVKDGAGFYVNRILGLYMNEAAFLLMEGEPVEKLDKALTQFGMPVGPMTLLDEVGIDVGAKIAPILEQELGERFKAPAAFDKLLADGRKGKKSQKGIYQYKNLPKSWNPLKKAPKKPVDESVYRVLGISPAGKLELEAIAERAMMQMLNESARCLEEGIIRNARDGDIGAIFGIGFPPFQGGPFRYMDKLGVKAVVAKLAQLESQHGSRFAPCELLKTMAEQGERFYHD, from the coding sequence ATGAGCGAACAAAAGACCTTTAGCCTCGAGCTTCGGGAAGACGGCATCGGCATCATCACCATGGATGTGCCGGGCGAGTCCATGAACACCCTGAAGGCGGAATTTGCCGACGAGATCGGCGCCATTCTTGCCGAGATCAAGCACGATCCCCAGGTCAAGGGCCTGGTGCTGGTGTCCGGCAAGGCGGACTCCTTCATTGCCGGCGCCGACATCGGCATGCTGGACGCCTGCCAGAGCGCCGCCGACGCCGAGGCGCTGTCCAAGCAGGGCCATGCCATCTGCGCCGAGCTGGAAGGCCTGAAGATGCCGCTGGTGGCGGCCATTCACGGTCCCTGCCTGGGCGGCGGCCTGGAGCTGGCCATGGCTTGCCATGCCCGGATCTGCTCCGACGATGCCAAGACCGCCCTGGGCCTGCCCGAGGTCCAGCTGGGCCTGCTGCCGGGCTCAGGTGGTACCCAGCGCCTGCCGCGCCTGGTGGGGATCCAGAAGGCCCTGGACATGATGCTGACCGGCAAGCAGCTGCGCGCCAAGCAGGCCAAGAAGGCCGGCCTGGTGGACGAAGTGGTGCCCAGGAGCATCCTGGTCGAGGCCGCCGTCAAGCTGGCCCAGGCCGGCAAGCCCGACCGCGAGGGCCCCCAGCAGGGCGTGGTGGCCAAGCTGCTGGAAGGCAATGGCGCCGGCCGCAACATCCTTTTCGATCAGGCCCGCAAGCAGGTGCTGAAGAAGACCAAGGGCCATTACCCGGCACCCCTGAAGATCCTCGATTGCGTACGGGTCGGCATGAGCAGCGGCATGGCCGAGGGCCTGGCCCTGGAAGCCAGGCACTTCGGTGAGCTGGTGATGACCCCCGAAAGCAAGCAGCTGCGCGGTATCTTCTTCGCCACCACCGAGATGAAGAAGGAAACCGGCGCCGAGGGCGTGGAGCCGCGCCAGGTGGCCAAGGCGGCCGTGCTGGGCGGTGGCCTGATGGGTGGCGGCATCGCCCATGTGACCGTCAACAAGGCCGGGGTGCCGGCCCGTATCAAGGACATCGGCCACCAGGGCATCAGCCACGCGCTCAAGTACAGCTATGATCTGCTCAACAAGAAGGTCAGGCGCCGCCATATGCTCAAGGCCGAGATGCAGAAGCAGATGATGATGCTGACCGGCGATACTCAGTACCGGGGCTTCCACGATGCCGACATCGTGATCGAGGCGGTGTTCGAGGATCTGGAGCTCAAGCGTCAGATGGTCAAGGACGTGGAAAGCCATTGCCGCCCCGAGACCATCTTTGCCACCAACACCTCGTCGCTGCCGATCACCCAGATCGCCGAAGGGGCAAAGCGGCCGGAGAACGTCATCGGTCTGCATTATTTCTCACCCGTGGACAAGATGCCCCTGGTGGAGATCATCGCCCACGACAAGACCTCAGAGCAGACCATCGCCGATACCGTGGCCTTTGCCCGTCGCCAGGGCAAGACGCCCATCGTGGTCAAGGACGGCGCCGGTTTCTACGTCAACCGTATCCTGGGCCTGTACATGAACGAGGCCGCCTTCCTGCTGATGGAAGGGGAGCCGGTGGAGAAGCTGGACAAGGCGTTGACCCAGTTCGGCATGCCGGTGGGCCCCATGACCCTGCTGGACGAAGTGGGCATCGACGTGGGTGCCAAGATCGCCCCCATCCTGGAACAGGAACTGGGTGAGCGCTTCAAGGCGCCGGCCGCCTTCGACAAGCTGCTGGCCGATGGCCGCAAGGGCAAGAAGAGCCAGAAGGGTATCTACCAGTACAAGAACCTGCCCAAGTCCTGGAATCCGCTCAAGAAGGCTCCGAAGAAGCCGGTGGACGAGAGCGTTTACCGGGTATTGGGGATCAGCCCGGCCGGCAAGCTGGAGCTGGAGGCCATTGCCGAGCGGGCCATGATGCAGATGCTCAACGAGTCGGCACGCTGCCTGGAGGAGGGCATCATCCGCAACGCCCGGGACGGCGACATCGGCGCCATCTTCGGTATCGGTTTCCCGCCCTTCCAGGGCGGTCCCTTCCGTTATATGGACAAGCTGGGCGTCAAGGCCGTGGTAGCCAAGCTGGCACAGCTTGAGAGTCAGCATGGCAGCCGTTTCGCGCCTTGTGAACTGCTCAAGACCATGGCCGAGCAGGGTGAGCGCTTCTATCACGACTGA
- the fadI gene encoding acetyl-CoA C-acyltransferase FadI, protein MTARTQQLKTHGGERIAVVAGLRTPFARQATYYHGVPALDLGKMVVNELIQRMELDPKVIDQLVFGQVVQMPEAPNIAREIVLGTGMNVHTDAYSVSRACATSFQSVANVAESIISGTVDVGVAGGADSSSVLPIGVSKNLARALVDLTKAKTFGQKFNIFKRLKLKDLAPVPPAVAEYTTGLSMGQTAEQMAKSHGISRAAQDELAHRSHSLAAKAWAEGLLTDEVMTAHAEPYKGFLDKDNNVRENSELASYAKLRPVFDRKHGTVTAANATPLTDGASAVVLMRESRAKELGYQPLGYIRSYAFAAIDVWEDMLMGPSYATPLALDRAGLSLSDLTLIDMHEAFAAQTLANVKMFASDRFAQEKLGRSKAIGEIDMDKFNVLGGSIAYGHPFAATGTRMITQTLHELKRRGGGLGLTTACAAGGLGAAMVVETE, encoded by the coding sequence ATGACGGCAAGAACCCAGCAACTCAAGACCCACGGCGGCGAGCGTATCGCCGTTGTCGCCGGTCTGCGTACGCCCTTTGCCCGCCAGGCCACCTACTACCACGGTGTGCCGGCGCTGGATCTGGGCAAGATGGTGGTCAACGAGCTGATCCAGCGGATGGAGCTGGACCCCAAGGTCATCGATCAACTGGTCTTCGGCCAGGTGGTGCAGATGCCGGAAGCGCCCAACATCGCCCGGGAGATCGTGCTCGGCACCGGCATGAACGTGCACACCGATGCCTACAGCGTGTCTAGGGCCTGCGCCACCTCCTTCCAGTCCGTGGCCAATGTCGCCGAATCCATCATCTCCGGTACCGTCGACGTGGGCGTGGCCGGTGGTGCCGACTCCTCCTCGGTGCTGCCCATAGGCGTGTCCAAGAACCTGGCCCGGGCCCTGGTGGATCTGACCAAGGCCAAGACCTTTGGCCAGAAGTTCAACATCTTCAAGCGACTGAAGCTCAAGGATCTGGCGCCGGTACCGCCGGCGGTGGCCGAATACACCACAGGCCTGTCCATGGGCCAGACCGCCGAGCAGATGGCCAAGAGCCATGGCATCAGCCGCGCCGCCCAAGACGAGCTGGCCCACCGCTCCCATAGCCTGGCCGCCAAGGCCTGGGCCGAGGGGCTGCTCACCGACGAGGTGATGACCGCCCACGCCGAACCCTACAAGGGCTTCCTGGACAAGGACAACAATGTGCGGGAAAACTCCGAGCTGGCCAGCTACGCCAAGCTGCGTCCGGTGTTCGACCGCAAGCACGGCACCGTCACCGCCGCCAACGCCACGCCCCTGACCGACGGCGCCTCCGCCGTGGTGCTGATGCGGGAGAGCCGGGCCAAGGAGCTGGGCTACCAGCCTTTGGGTTACATCCGCTCCTATGCCTTTGCCGCCATCGACGTCTGGGAAGACATGCTGATGGGCCCCAGCTATGCCACCCCCCTGGCGCTGGATAGGGCCGGCCTTAGCCTGTCCGATCTGACCCTGATCGACATGCACGAGGCCTTTGCCGCCCAGACCCTGGCCAACGTCAAGATGTTCGCCTCCGACAGATTCGCCCAGGAAAAGCTGGGTCGCAGCAAGGCCATCGGCGAGATCGACATGGACAAGTTCAACGTGCTGGGCGGCTCCATCGCCTACGGCCATCCCTTTGCCGCCACCGGTACCCGCATGATCACCCAGACCCTGCACGAGCTGAAACGCCGCGGCGGCGGCCTGGGCCTGACCACCGCCTGCGCCGCCGGCGGCCTGGGCGCAGCCATGGTAGTGGAGACAGAATAA
- a CDS encoding VWA domain-containing protein has translation MLEWLNPWALLLLPLPLLWRWLPHYRKPKLQRLLVPGQVARGALAEESGSDGRVQSPLWLWPVWLLLLAALARPIWVGEPLTLPDNRREMMLLVDLSGSMKQQDMHLEGRPISRLQAAKLVLADFIRQRQGDRLGLVLFGDHAYVQAPLSHDLDTIATLLGEAEWGLAGNRTAIGEAVGMAAKRLKDRSTPDKVAILLTDGQNTAGDISPQQGLQAARQLGLTLYTIGFGTDYQEKKTPFGTIKVPNDDPPDEALLRQLADSTGGRYFRAQDLETLEAIYDELNRLEPISDNQQVLRPRKDVFAWPLALALLLSLALALWRLR, from the coding sequence ATGCTTGAGTGGCTGAATCCCTGGGCACTGCTGTTGCTGCCCCTGCCGCTGCTGTGGCGCTGGCTGCCCCATTACCGGAAACCCAAGCTGCAGCGGCTGCTGGTGCCCGGCCAGGTGGCCAGGGGCGCCCTGGCCGAGGAGAGCGGCAGCGACGGCCGCGTCCAGTCACCGCTCTGGCTGTGGCCCGTCTGGCTACTGCTGCTGGCCGCCCTGGCCAGGCCCATCTGGGTCGGCGAGCCCCTGACCCTGCCCGACAACCGCCGCGAGATGATGCTGCTGGTGGATCTGTCCGGCTCCATGAAGCAGCAGGACATGCACCTGGAGGGCAGGCCCATCAGCCGGCTCCAGGCCGCCAAGCTGGTGCTGGCCGACTTCATCCGCCAGCGCCAGGGCGACCGCCTGGGCCTGGTGCTCTTTGGCGACCACGCCTATGTGCAGGCTCCCCTCAGCCATGACCTGGACACCATCGCCACCCTGCTGGGGGAGGCCGAATGGGGCCTGGCCGGCAACAGGACCGCCATCGGCGAAGCGGTCGGCATGGCCGCCAAGCGCCTCAAGGACAGGAGCACCCCGGACAAGGTGGCCATATTGCTCACCGACGGCCAGAACACCGCCGGCGACATCAGTCCACAGCAGGGGCTGCAGGCGGCCCGCCAGCTGGGGCTGACCCTCTATACCATAGGTTTCGGCACCGACTATCAGGAAAAGAAGACCCCCTTCGGCACCATCAAGGTGCCCAACGATGACCCACCGGACGAGGCCCTGCTCAGGCAGCTGGCCGACAGCACCGGCGGCCGCTATTTCCGGGCCCAGGATCTGGAAACCCTGGAGGCCATCTATGACGAGCTCAACCGCCTCGAGCCCATCAGCGACAACCAGCAGGTGCTCAGGCCCCGCAAGGACGTCTTCGCCTGGCCCCTGGCCTTGGCGCTGCTGCTGAGCCTGGCCCTGGCACTGTGGAGGCTCAGATGA